A DNA window from bacterium contains the following coding sequences:
- a CDS encoding Gfo/Idh/MocA family oxidoreductase, whose protein sequence is MKTYKVGIIGFGFIGKVHAYGYENLKYYYPNSPFRVEIEGISTSREETAKNVKETYGFETTSDYRKLIENKEIEIIDISSPNIYHFEQLMYGIKNKKHIYCEKPLVCTIEETLELEKKLKNFDKNHQVVFHNRFFPSTIKTKQFIENGSIGNPTIFRIAYYHSGSVDKNKPIGWKQEKGAGVLLDIGSHVIDLIYYFLGNFKNVSGKSKILYPERKTKNGKIVKVEVEDHIVINAEMENGAIGIIEASKIATGTEDELKYEIYGTEGAIRYNSTQPNYLNFYNRKETESGFKKIPTLGNYPESNFPGPKFTTGWIRGHIHSIYCFIKSIYENSPAIPSFFDGIYNMKIIEDIKSGDENA, encoded by the coding sequence ATGAAAACATATAAAGTAGGAATTATTGGATTTGGATTTATAGGCAAAGTTCATGCTTATGGATATGAAAATTTAAAATATTATTACCCGAATTCTCCTTTTAGAGTTGAAATTGAAGGTATTTCAACATCAAGAGAAGAAACAGCAAAAAATGTTAAAGAAACCTATGGGTTTGAAACGACTTCTGATTATAGAAAACTTATTGAAAATAAAGAAATTGAAATAATTGATATTTCAAGTCCCAACATATATCATTTTGAGCAATTGATGTACGGGATAAAAAACAAAAAACATATTTATTGTGAAAAACCACTTGTTTGCACAATAGAAGAAACATTAGAACTTGAAAAAAAATTAAAAAATTTTGATAAAAACCATCAAGTAGTTTTTCATAATAGATTTTTCCCTTCAACTATAAAAACAAAACAATTTATAGAAAATGGGTCTATTGGGAACCCCACAATTTTTAGAATTGCCTATTACCATTCTGGAAGTGTTGATAAAAATAAACCAATTGGCTGGAAACAGGAAAAAGGAGCAGGTGTATTACTTGATATTGGCTCTCATGTTATTGATTTAATTTATTATTTTTTAGGTAATTTTAAAAATGTCTCTGGCAAAAGTAAAATTCTCTATCCTGAAAGAAAGACGAAAAATGGCAAAATTGTAAAAGTTGAGGTTGAAGACCATATTGTTATAAATGCTGAAATGGAAAATGGGGCAATTGGTATTATTGAAGCATCAAAAATAGCAACAGGAACAGAGGATGAGTTAAAATATGAAATATATGGAACAGAAGGAGCAATAAGATATAACTCAACTCAACCAAATTATCTGAACTTCTATAATAGAAAAGAAACAGAAAGTGGTTTTAAGAAAATACCAACTCTTGGAAATTATCCTGAAAGCAATTTTCCTGGACCTAAATTTACTACTGGCTGGATAAGAGGGCATATTCATTCTATATATTGTTTCATTAAATCAATTTATGAAAATAGCCCTGCAATTCCTTCATTTTTTGATGGTATTTACAATATGAAAATAATTGAGGATATAAAAAGTGGAGATGAAAATGCCTGA
- a CDS encoding glycoside hydrolase N-terminal domain-containing protein, producing the protein MPDEIAKKKKRGKILQSKSHDVFLNYPARDWGEGIPIGNGFLGSIIYGDPSMLSFTLNRSDVWDYRYKEFDPEGKLKFNQLKNLLKKRNEKAYKDFVKETEDHSSKYPYPAPQTCGRMQISFKSDAGRYCQRLSPEIGKTFIEFSYNKKKRVIEVFIPPELPIMFVKIKGKNLEPFSIFLNRDGLSIIPELIKSEIPSEKIKIEYAGNKELFKMIGKFPDGLYFEVGIKEKEGIFSSIDTGKGKVDIHPDGKNEITIVLGVVSGYKREKLDEEIAKVINNSSKNYTLLNTRHLQEWGKFWSQSSITIPDKLLEHIWYISQYFLNSTLKYANQAPGLYGLWTYHDITPWRGDYHLDRNLQAVLEPLFSSNHIELADIYYDFFISVLPEIRKQTKKFYRWDGISFPGSIGPKGENMGGYFPVSHWEGTSAWISLLFWWKYRFTMDNDFLKEKAYPFMKECGIFYEKYLGEKREDGKYHLWPSYLPETGENSMKAWGTDSAIDIGLLRFLFGALIKAAKILGKDKEDIKKWEEILSGLPDYPTWDGAIVDYQEWPELYEKESIFTDDLRIAPIYPIGDITQDSPDELLELGKRTFYSLGKHHARIWLLTESVVASRLGISELSYGYIKRWAQHITPQGIGTYSTGISIGWRDTSLNDGIRKLYKLVPWNYSVFGIEFPSNFISALNEMLLQSCGEKIRVFPAIPKEWKEVKFENFRAERAFLISAYMKDGVVNKIVVKSIKGEELLLVNPEPARKFCIKKNGKKLGIGEGKIFRLKTTPSSCYEFTIK; encoded by the coding sequence ATGCCTGATGAAATAGCAAAAAAAAAGAAGAGAGGTAAAATTTTGCAGAGTAAAAGTCATGATGTTTTTTTGAATTACCCTGCAAGAGATTGGGGTGAAGGGATACCTATTGGGAATGGATTTTTAGGTTCAATAATTTATGGAGACCCAAGTATGTTAAGTTTCACTTTAAATAGAAGTGATGTCTGGGATTATAGATATAAGGAATTTGACCCAGAAGGCAAATTAAAATTTAATCAGTTAAAAAATCTTTTAAAAAAGAGAAATGAGAAAGCATATAAAGATTTTGTAAAAGAGACAGAAGACCATAGTAGTAAATATCCATATCCTGCACCTCAAACATGTGGAAGGATGCAAATAAGTTTTAAATCAGATGCTGGAAGATATTGTCAACGATTAAGTCCTGAAATTGGGAAAACATTTATTGAATTTTCTTATAATAAGAAAAAAAGAGTTATTGAAGTATTTATTCCTCCTGAATTACCAATAATGTTTGTTAAAATAAAAGGTAAGAATTTAGAGCCATTTTCTATTTTTTTGAATCGTGATGGTTTATCAATAATACCTGAACTTATTAAATCAGAAATTCCTTCTGAAAAAATAAAAATAGAATATGCAGGAAATAAAGAATTATTCAAAATGATTGGTAAATTTCCTGATGGTTTATATTTTGAGGTTGGTATTAAAGAAAAAGAAGGTATTTTTTCATCAATAGATACAGGAAAAGGGAAAGTAGATATTCACCCTGATGGTAAAAATGAGATTACTATTGTTCTTGGAGTAGTATCTGGATATAAAAGAGAAAAACTTGATGAAGAAATTGCAAAGGTAATAAATAACTCATCAAAGAACTATACATTATTAAATACCAGACATTTACAGGAATGGGGAAAATTTTGGTCTCAGTCCTCAATTACTATTCCTGATAAATTGCTTGAACATATATGGTATATCAGTCAATATTTTTTGAATTCAACATTAAAATATGCAAATCAAGCACCTGGATTATATGGATTATGGACATATCATGATATTACTCCCTGGCGTGGGGACTATCATCTTGATAGAAATTTACAGGCGGTATTAGAACCACTTTTTTCATCAAATCATATAGAATTAGCAGATATTTATTATGATTTTTTTATTTCAGTACTACCTGAAATTCGTAAGCAAACAAAGAAATTTTATAGATGGGATGGAATATCTTTTCCAGGAAGTATTGGACCAAAAGGAGAAAATATGGGAGGATATTTTCCTGTATCACATTGGGAAGGTACCTCAGCTTGGATATCATTACTTTTCTGGTGGAAATATCGGTTCACTATGGATAATGACTTTTTAAAAGAGAAAGCATATCCATTTATGAAAGAATGTGGAATATTTTATGAAAAATATTTAGGAGAAAAAAGAGAAGATGGTAAATATCATCTATGGCCATCGTATCTTCCTGAAACAGGTGAGAATAGTATGAAAGCGTGGGGAACAGATTCTGCAATTGATATAGGATTATTGAGATTTTTATTTGGTGCTTTAATAAAGGCAGCAAAAATTCTGGGAAAGGATAAAGAAGATATAAAAAAATGGGAAGAAATATTATCCGGGCTACCTGATTATCCTACATGGGATGGAGCAATAGTAGATTATCAGGAATGGCCAGAGTTGTACGAGAAAGAAAGCATATTTACTGATGATTTGAGGATTGCCCCTATTTATCCAATAGGAGATATTACTCAGGATAGTCCTGATGAACTATTAGAACTGGGTAAAAGAACATTTTATAGTCTTGGAAAACATCATGCGAGAATCTGGTTATTAACTGAATCTGTGGTTGCATCCCGTCTTGGCATATCAGAATTGTCTTATGGGTATATAAAAAGATGGGCTCAACATATTACTCCACAGGGAATTGGAACTTATTCTACAGGAATATCTATTGGCTGGCGTGATACATCTCTAAATGATGGTATTCGTAAATTATATAAATTGGTGCCATGGAACTATTCAGTATTTGGTATAGAATTTCCATCTAATTTTATTTCTGCATTAAACGAAATGCTTTTACAAAGTTGTGGTGAAAAAATAAGAGTGTTTCCTGCTATTCCAAAGGAATGGAAAGAAGTGAAATTTGAGAATTTTAGAGCAGAGAGGGCATTTTTAATTAGTGCTTATATGAAGGATGGAGTTGTAAATAAGATAGTAGTAAAAAGTATTAAAGGAGAAGAACTTTTACTTGTGAACCCTGAACCCGCAAGGAAATTTTGTATAAAGAAAAATGGTAAAAAATTAGGAATAGGAGAGGGAAAAATTTTCAGATTAAAAACAACTCCTTCTTCCTGTTATGAATTCACAATAAAATGA